From the Caviibacter abscessus genome, one window contains:
- a CDS encoding DUF441 domain-containing protein: protein MSSYAILAIIGLLAIFSKNRLLLYASLTLIILKLIPSNKNILELIKNKGSNFGIYMLTLAILVPIAMDKIGMNEFINTVKSTEGIAAIIVGAIVSVFATKGIYLQIQEPELVVALTGGIILGIVFFKGSASGPIIASGITYYVIQLIGKR from the coding sequence ATGAGTAGCTATGCAATACTAGCAATAATTGGATTACTTGCAATTTTTAGTAAAAATAGATTATTGCTTTATGCCTCATTAACTCTTATTATTTTAAAATTAATACCGTCTAATAAGAATATATTGGAATTAATAAAAAATAAAGGTTCTAATTTTGGAATATATATGCTTACTTTAGCTATATTAGTTCCAATAGCAATGGATAAAATAGGAATGAATGAATTTATAAACACAGTAAAAAGTACAGAAGGAATAGCGGCTATAATTGTTGGAGCAATAGTTTCTGTTTTTGCAACAAAAGGTATATATTTACAGATACAAGAACCGGAATTAGTTGTTGCTTTAACTGGAGGAATAATTCTTGGGATAGTATTTTTTAAAGGATCTGCATCAGGTCCAATAATAGCAAGTGGAATTACATACTATGTTATACAATTAATAGGTAAAAGATAA
- a CDS encoding DUF554 domain-containing protein — MGVLVNAFTVLIAALIGIFLGEKISERIKKILIKILGIVIVIFGFKTLIHIDNYKRAIIYIIISFLLGTVLKLDDNLVKFSNKLELLLSHKTGEKFAKGLVFTTMLTCIGAMAILGSFSEALYNDRSIVYAKSLLDSVMAVIAGSVYGIGVAFTSIFILIYQGFFYLFALNIKPYLTAIAISDITTVGGIFLILLGINTIFNTKIKIFNMILALFLPIIMEVIKI, encoded by the coding sequence ATGGGAGTTTTAGTAAATGCTTTTACTGTTTTGATTGCGGCACTAATTGGAATATTTCTTGGAGAAAAAATAAGTGAAAGAATAAAAAAAATTTTAATTAAAATTTTAGGAATTGTAATTGTAATATTTGGATTTAAAACTTTAATACATATTGATAATTATAAAAGAGCAATAATATACATAATAATTTCATTTTTATTAGGTACTGTTTTAAAACTTGATGATAATTTAGTAAAATTCAGTAATAAATTAGAACTTTTATTATCACATAAAACTGGAGAAAAATTTGCTAAAGGTCTTGTTTTTACGACTATGCTTACTTGTATAGGAGCAATGGCTATACTTGGTTCATTTAGTGAAGCGTTATATAACGATAGAAGTATTGTTTATGCTAAAAGTTTATTGGATTCTGTAATGGCAGTTATTGCTGGTTCAGTATATGGAATAGGAGTAGCATTTACATCTATATTTATATTAATTTATCAAGGTTTTTTCTATTTATTTGCATTAAATATAAAACCATATTTAACGGCGATTGCAATTAGTGATATAACAACTGTTGGTGGAATATTTTTAATTTTATTGGGAATAAATACAATATTTAATACAAAAATAAAAATATTTAATATGATATTAGCACTATTTTTACCGATAATAATGGAGGTAATAAAAATATGA
- the nagA gene encoding N-acetylglucosamine-6-phosphate deacetylase, with protein sequence MLIRSKRVWTSNQFIPCIIEVIGDKIVRLMKYDENIKVDYDFGNKRIVPGFIDVHTHGAVGFDTNDGHVEGLKKWCEYLPSEGVTSFCPTTVTQTEEVLTKAANNVLKVSKMDYKGARILGINFEGPFLDVNHCGAQPVPCIVKPDIEEFKRFQASCDNMILIMTLAVEKDKDYEMTRELSKNGVIVSVGHSGATYDEAVMAFSNGARSMTHTFNAMTPLHHREPGQVGAALRVRDTYAEIICDGIHSTPDIINIFFMSKGPNYSVIVSDSMCAKAVGTGEFLLGGETVIVSEDGSARRKSGALAGSILKIIDALRITVEKAMVPFEYAINACTLNPAKLLRIDDRKGQIKANYDADLVVIEDDYTINKTMVMGKFEFENKKNYGDV encoded by the coding sequence ATGTTAATTAGAAGTAAAAGAGTATGGACTTCAAATCAATTTATACCTTGTATTATTGAGGTTATCGGGGATAAAATTGTAAGACTTATGAAGTATGATGAAAATATTAAAGTTGATTATGATTTTGGAAATAAAAGAATAGTTCCAGGCTTTATTGATGTCCATACTCATGGTGCTGTTGGGTTTGATACAAACGATGGACATGTAGAAGGTCTTAAAAAATGGTGTGAGTATTTGCCAAGTGAGGGAGTAACATCATTTTGTCCTACAACTGTAACACAAACAGAAGAAGTTTTAACAAAAGCTGCAAATAATGTACTTAAAGTATCAAAAATGGACTATAAAGGAGCTAGAATACTAGGAATAAATTTTGAAGGACCATTTTTAGATGTAAATCATTGTGGAGCTCAGCCTGTTCCTTGTATTGTAAAACCTGATATAGAAGAATTTAAAAGATTTCAAGCATCTTGTGATAATATGATATTAATAATGACACTTGCGGTTGAAAAAGATAAAGATTATGAAATGACTAGAGAACTATCTAAAAATGGAGTTATAGTAAGTGTTGGTCACAGTGGAGCAACTTATGATGAAGCTGTAATGGCTTTTTCTAATGGTGCAAGATCAATGACTCATACTTTTAATGCAATGACACCTCTTCATCATAGAGAACCAGGTCAAGTTGGAGCAGCTCTTAGGGTTAGGGATACATATGCAGAAATAATTTGTGATGGTATACATAGTACACCTGATATAATAAATATTTTCTTTATGTCTAAAGGTCCAAATTATTCAGTGATTGTAAGCGATTCAATGTGTGCTAAGGCAGTAGGAACAGGTGAATTTTTATTAGGTGGAGAAACAGTTATAGTTTCTGAAGATGGAAGTGCAAGAAGAAAAAGCGGAGCTCTTGCAGGTTCAATTTTAAAAATTATAGATGCTTTAAGAATAACAGTTGAAAAAGCTATGGTACCATTTGAGTATGCAATAAATGCTTGTACTTTAAATCCAGCAAAATTACTTAGAATTGATGATAGAAAAGGTCAAATAAAAGCAAATTATGATGCTGATTTAGTAGTTATTGAAGATGACTATACTATCAATAAAACAATGGTAATGGGTAAATTTGAATTTGAAAATAAGAAAAATTATGGGGATGTTTAA